The proteins below come from a single Paramormyrops kingsleyae isolate MSU_618 chromosome 25, PKINGS_0.4, whole genome shotgun sequence genomic window:
- the ank2a gene encoding uncharacterized protein ank2a isoform X3 yields the protein MDVAVALIQHGASTISVSKQGVSPLHLASQEGHATMATLLLRNSAHANAAARNGLTPLHLAAQEDKVSVAEILTKNGANIEQQTKMGYTPLIVACHYGNMKMVNFLLQHGVNVNVKTKNGYTPLHQAAQQGNTHIISLLLECGAKPNAMTVSGNTALSIAKRLGYISVVDTLKMVTEEVITTTTTVTEKHKLNVPETMTEVLDVSDEEGEDTMMGDGGEYLRVEDLRDLGDDSLSGNYLEGLDYLRFSLEGGQQESSNRSQLTSRQQQRNQKGGALMEDIISSQKVAISFENQKDSYRLSWGIENLDNVALSSSALQSGHISPFHELDNSSFLVSFMVDARGGAMRGCRHHGLRIIVPPRKCSAPTRVTCRLVKRQRLACMPPLLEGEALAHRLVEVGPTGTQFLGKLHLPAAPPPLNEGESLVSRILQLGPPGTKFLGPVVLEIPHFAALRGAERELVTLRSETGESWREHHCEHTEEELNQILNGMDEELDPPEELERRRICRIITRDFPQYFAVVSRIKQDSHLMGPEGGVLRSSVNPEVQAVFPEGALTKRIRVGLQAQIIPPDLVKRILGNKARFSPIVTMEPRRRKFHKPITMTIPVPKASANDGASGYGADLLTLRLLCSITGGTTPAQWEDITGSTPLSFSNECVSFTTNVSARFWLIDCRQVQESVNFCTQVYRDVICVPYMAKFVIFAKTLNPIEARLRCFCMTDDKMDKTLEQQENFTEVARSRDVEVLEGKPIYADCFGNLVPLTKTGQHHIFSFFAFKENRLALLIKVRDSTQEPCGRLSFTKEPRSYRSLNMSAICNLNITLPAYSKDSDSDPETDEQTDQTHDKYDQDSESTETSFLKSQVLCHSAALASPDLSDMSELKQDVIKLPALLTVDFTGKSIFTGVGDDRETEGEPRKPFEIVVRVREGLEKVGEMQKSRASMMDTVTETTLNTVEGRESQDVEKVEKKVEEAPFQEIRISRGYSRPNTTKDVSGVINILREDLITYLSGVVVKPLQEDIVKEEFTQVILSKVSPPEIKKPARRKLRERKHTEPEQGTSFGAILLRDSSDELLDDDVLGRGPDSPAVVETPIGSIKDKVQALQKKVEEEENQRRITTFQGRVYSENKSSPSITKKESNLMEAPSTSQSSVSDKPEEAMSVRELMKVFQSGQIESNTKSGLFQHKIPTKETLPFSGTVCGSQSKEEIKTSVALHSEITDSSVTDKVQIDQVSMHTVYFSETLKSELEENAVSPGDKNEDISVCKINSEDSEKLNLTATTAPDITAEENNLDTTVNMQSRALDCSPPDKAMKLHDYSLHTDTEDGFVHKGLEETPEFSCESQDYLDRKSSHQLFETTESKDQMVEINCFSSEETIKNSDESAIKVVQFRQRNYALSLEEEDVPSGHKPSESWQPAIDTGDTILNDSQNHALSLEEEDVPSGHKSSESWQPAIDTGDTILNDSQNHALSLEEEDVPSGHKSSESWQPAIDTGDTILNDSQNHALSLEEEDVPSGHKSSESWQPAIDTGDTILNDSQNHALSLEEEDVPSGHKSSESWQPAIDTGDTILNDSQNHALSLEEEDVPSGHKSSESWQPAIDTGDTILNDSQNHALSLEEEDVPSGHRSSESWQPAIDTGDTILNDSQNHALSLEEEDVPSGHKPSESWQPSIDTGDTILNDSQNHALSLEEEDVPSGHRSSESWQPAIDTGDTILNDSQNHALSLEEEDVPSGHKPSESWQPSIDTGDTILNDSQNHALSLEEEDVPSGHKSSESWQPAIDSGDTILNDSQNHALSLEEEDVPSGYKSSESWQPAIDSGDTILNDSQNHALSLEEEDVPSGHKPSESWQPSNDNEDTSQTEADHTYSPTNLDLPLKPQDLEGLSSLADASFSVSHKDSLEASPVTVDNSSRKSPDSIEPSPTKESPCRDSLETSPMEQKSTTINELSVDPLLFEVDLLPDKIQYEDSVVKDHSFERTIQMEGESSHSPNVIICEKESCDITLKPSESPSNITATLTDLKPDSDSECTELQKQFTPEEEMFKMATKVKTFNEMEKDAKSEQDAIKEDLSPVTTEIVEDRSHHIGVVSPGEKILEMENKNFMGPVMSAEHFVEVEPQSPVSPQEHVDSFETKELYPIDISSESRKETEVEGSEAIETVSSSLENTEHQSGTAENKQDDNCIEHIRTTSRDEGLQRELNSFMFQEGKLFEMTRGGAIDMTQRSFEEEVFGIGFLHIDKYPAEEGLVDENKEDTIEWNTVNDLSIADGAEKSHKPVSDSQGCGHDQFLESGISSSENMDWDSAADTSPNTQRLLSITTKSVHAEQDAESLDHSPKEQQSVIRLSPLADETVVPLCSQVADTSENMNQILSPLHSPHLVLPWSLNLQEKERPSSETPVKAEPLKRKSCSDTAVQYTESLKVRKEHQPTVQGHRSKSDSDTVSFKGFFKTQNEYENDYSREIDTEDSLRQPEDSSDKLNALLSQQCIRTEPGLKFSLSTSDREPAFENTSSIKVRQTSTPEQGSVSDDVFFMRSRESSVQIRTITGENAARQHEVDAQGDPERNEERLAVIADHLGFSWAELARELEFDEDRIQQIRVENPNSLQEQSHALLKHWVEREGENATESNLNRKLTKINRMDIVHLIETNVFKCNQTSRTYAEIEKTLDQSEDLDSPRLIRRTETTPKPPPSVSEEDLSVSSLLDTHCTEALRHSQRQTYQQDQQMTRVMSVMGGVPLTFEENGTLETGGRSTPEQISSELFMEKTLISSESKDSLNRLGEDSDFAKTPAQVDVMLDISPLTETEQQATEHCKTSVVSRKIIQKGLSADGVEWEEEVKNGQGLKPACIKDGAQCSTRRKRALRSEGDQAEVTFCEPLSLSTEVTMEAEPEQEHSVSKDTDE from the exons TTCCAACAGGTCTCAGCTCACTTCCAGACAACAGCAACGTAATCAGAAAGGTGGAGCACTGATGGAGGACATCATCAGCAGTCAGAAG GTGGCTATTTCTTTTGAGAACCAGAAAGATTCATACCGCTTGAGCTGGGGCATTGAAAACCTGGACAATGTGGCCCTTTCCTCTAGTGCTTTGCAGTCTGG CCACATCTCTCCATTTCATGAACTTGACAACAGCAG CTTCTTGGTCAGTTTCATGGTGGATGCACGCGGCGGGGCCATGCGGGGATGCCGACACCATGGTCTGCGCATCATCGTCCCCCCGCGGAAGTGCTCCGCCCCCACGCGCGTCACCTGCCGCCTGGTGAAGAGGCAGCGCCTGGCGTGCATGCCCCCCCTGCTGGAGGGTGAGGCGCTGGCTCACCGGCTGGTGGAGGTGGGACCCACTGGGACACAGTTTCTTGG GAAGCTgcatcttccagctgctccCCCTCCTCTTAACGAAGGAGAGAGCTTGGTCAGCCGAATCCTACAACTGGGGCCTCCTGGGACCAAATTTCTTGG ACCAGTGGTGCTGGAGATCCCACACTTTGCCGCATTGCGAGGGGCAGAGAGGGAACTGGTGACTCTACGCAGTGAAACGGGGGAGAGCTGGAGGGAGCATCACTGTGAACACACTGAAGAAGAGCTCAACCAGATCCTCAACGGCATGGATGAGG AGCTGgaccccccagaggagctggagcgGCGGCGCATCTGTCGAATCATCACGAGAGACTTCCCACAGTACTTTGCGGTTGTGTCCCGGATCAAGCAGGACAGCCACCTGATGGGGCCAGAGGGTGGGGTTCTGAGAAGCAGCGTGAACCCTGAGGTCCAAGCTGTGTTCCCAGAGGGCGCACTCACCAAAAGGATCCGGGTTGGCCTGCAG GCCCAGATCATTCCCCCTGACCTTGTGAAGAGGATTCTGGGTAATAAAGCAAGATTCAGCCCTATCGTCACAATGGAGCCACGGAGGAGGAAGTTCCACAAGCCCATCACTATGACCATCCCTGTGCCTAAGGCTTCTGCTAACGACGGAGCCAGCGGATATGGGGCCGACCTGCTCACACTGCGGCTGCTGTGTAGCATCACCG GCGGCACCACTCCTGCGCAATGGGAGGACATCACAGGAAGTACGCCGCTCTCGTTCTCCAACGAGTGCGTGTCCTTCACGACGAACGTGTCAGCGAG GTTCTGGCTGATTGACTGCCGACAGGTGCAGGAATCCGTTAACTTCTGCACACAGGTGTACCGAGATGTGATCTGTGTTCCCTACATGGCAAAGTTTGTTATTTTTgccaagacactgaaccccatcGAGGCACGACTTCGCTGCTTCTGCATGACCGATGACAAGATGGACAAGACCCTGGAGCAGCAGGAGAACTTCACTGAGGTGGCGCGTAGCCGAGATGTGGAG GTGCTAGAGGGAAAGCCCATTTATGCAGACTGTTTTGGCAATCTGGTACCACTAACAAAGACAGGCCAGCATCACATCTTCAGCTTCTTTGCATTTAAGGAGAACCGCCTGGCTCTGCTTATTAAG GTGCGCGACAGCACACAGGAGCCATGCGGCCGCCTCTCATTCACCAAGGAGCCACGGTCATACAGAAGCCTGAACATGAGCGCCATCTGCAACCTgaacatcactctgccagcctacAGCAAG GATTCTGATTCGGACCCAGAGACAGATGAACAG ACTGATCAGACCCATGACAAAT ATGATCAAGACTCAGAGTCCACAGAGACATCGTTCCTGAAATCGCAAGTTCTGTGCCACTCTGCTGCACTGGCCAGTCCAGACCTGTCAGACATGTCAGAGTTGAAGCAGGACGTCATTAAGTTGCCTGCTCTTCTCACAGTGGACTTCACAGGAAAGTCGATATTTACTGGAGTGGGGGATGATAGAGAAACAGAGGGGGAGCCAAGAAAGCCTTTTGAAATAGTGGTGCGAGTCAGAGAAGGCTTGGAGAAGGTTGGCGAGATGCAGAAAAGCAGGGCATCAATGATGGACACAGTGACAGAGACAACACTGAATACTGTGGAAGGAAGAGAAAGTCAGGATGTAGAAAAGGTGGAGAAAAAAGTTGAGGAAGCTCCGTTTCAGGAAATTCGAATCAGCAGGGGATACTCAAGACCAAATACAACAAAAGATGTCTCAGGCGTTATCAACATCCTCAGAGAGGATCTTATCACATACCTGTCTGGGGTGGTTGTGAAACCGCTCCAGGAGGACATTGTCAAAGAAGAATTCACACAAGTGATTTTGAGTAAGGTCTCCCCACCTGAAATCAAAAAGCCAGCTAGGAGGAAACTGAGGGAGAGGAAGCACACTGAACCGGAACAGGGAACCAGTTTTGGGGCCATTCTTCTCAGGGATAGCTCAGACGAGCTGCTTGATGATGATGTCCTGGGCCGGGGCCCGGACTCCCCAGCAGTTGTGGAGACCCCTATTGGTTCCATCAAAGACAAAGTACAAGCACTGCAAAAGAaagtggaggaggaggaaaacCAAAGAAGGATAACAACATTCCAAGGAAGAGTATATTCCGAGAATAAATCCTCTCCTAGTATCACTAAGAAAGAATCTAATTTAATGGAAGCCCCCTCCACGTCTCAGAGTTCTGTATCAGACAAGCCAGAAGAGGCGATGTCTGTGCGAGAATTGATGAAGGTCTTTCAGTCAGGACAGATAGAGTCAAACACTAAATCTGGCCTCTTTCAACACAAAATTCCAACAAAAGAAACCTTGCCATTTAGTGGGACAGTCTGTGGCTCCCAATCCaaagaagaaataaaaacatcagTGGCTCTTCATAGTGAGATAACAGATTCCAGTGTTACAGACAAAGTGCAGATTGACCAGGTATCCATGCACACTGTGTATTTTAGTGAAACCTTGAAATCGGAGCTGGAGGAAAATGCAGTGTCACCAGGTGACAAGAATGAAGATATTTCAGTCTGTAAAATAAACTCTGAGGACTCTGAGAAACTTAATCTGACTGCCACGACTGCCCCAGATATCACTGCAGAAGAAAACAACCTTGATACTACAGTCAATATGCAGAGCAGAGCTCTAGATTGCAGCCCTCCAGACAAGGCCATGAAGTTACATGACTACAGTTTGCACACAGATACTGAGGATGGCTTTGTGCACAAGGGCTTGGAAGAAACTCCAGAATTCAGCTGTGAGAGTCAGGATTATTTGGACAGAAAGTCCAGTCATCAACTTTTTGAAACCACTGAGTCAAAAGACCAAATGGTAGAGATTAATTGCTTTTCCTCTGAGGAAACAATAAAGAACAGTGATGAGTCTGCTATCAAAGTGGTTCAATTTAGGCAGAGAAACTATGCCCTCTCTCTAGAGGAAGAAGATGTTCCATCAGGACATAAGCCCTCTGAATCTTGGCAGCCCGCCATTGACACTGGAGACACCATTTTGAATGACAGTCAGAACCATGCCCTCTCTCTAGAGGAAGAAGATGTTCCATCAGGACATAAGTCCTCTGAATCTTGGCAGCCCGCCATTGACACTGGAGACACCATTTTGAATGACAGTCAGAACCATGCCCTCTCTCTAGAGGAAGAAGATGTTCCATCAGGACATAAGTCCTCTGAATCTTGGCAGCCCGCCATTGACACTGGAGACACCATTTTGAATGACAGTCAGAACCATGCCCTCTCTCTAGAGGAAGAAGATGTTCCATCAGGACATAAGTCCTCTGAATCTTGGCAGCCCGCCATTGACACTGGAGACACCATTTTGAATGACAGTCAGAACCATGCCCTCTCTCTAGAGGAAGAAGATGTTCCATCAGGACATAAGTCCTCTGAATCTTGGCAGCCCGCCATTGACACTGGAGACACCATTTTGAATGACAGTCAGAACCATGCCCTCTCTCTAGAGGAAGAAGATGTTCCATCAGGACATAAGTCCTCTGAATCTTGGCAGCCCGCCATTGACACTGGAGACACCATTTTAAATGACAGTCAGAACCATGCCCTCTCTCTAGAGGAAGAAGATGTTCCATCAGGACATAGGTCCTCTGAATCTTGGCAGCCCGCCATTGACACTGGAGACACCATTTTAAATGACAGTCAGAACCATGCCCTCTCTCTAGAGGAAGAAGATGTTCCATCAGGACATAAGCCCTCTGAATCTTGGCAGCCCTCCATTGACACTGGAGACACCATTTTAAATGACAGTCAGAACCATGCCCTCTCTCTAGAGGAAGAAGATGTTCCATCAGGACATAGGTCCTCTGAATCTTGGCAGCCCGCCATTGACACTGGAGACACCATTTTAAATGACAGTCAGAACCATGCCCTCTCTCTAGAGGAAGAAGATGTTCCATCAGGACATAAGCCCTCTGAATCTTGGCAGCCCTCCATTGACACTGGAGACACCATTTTAAATGACAGTCAGAACCATGCCCTCTCTCTAGAGGAAGAAGATGTTCCATCAGGACATAAGTCCTCTGAATCTTGGCAGCCCGCCATTGACAGTGGAGACACCATTTTAAATGACAGTCAGAACCATGCCCTCTCTCTAGAGGAAGAAGATGTTCCATCAGGATATAAGTCCTCTGAATCTTGGCAGCCCGCCATTGACAGTGGAGACACCATTTTAAATGACAGTCAGAACCATGCCCTCTCTCTAGAGGAAGAAGATGTTCCATCAGGACATAAGCCCTCTGAATCTTGGCAACCCTCTAATGATAATGAAGACACCAGTCAAACTGAGGCAGACCACACGTATAGTCCTACCAACCTTGATCTGCCGCTCAAACCACAGGACTTAGAGGGATTGAGCTCCTTGGCTGATGCATCCTTCAGTGTTAGCCACAAGGATTCCCTGGAGGCCAGTCCTGTTACCGTAGACAATTCCTCTCGTAAATCCCCCGATTCAATTGAACCAAGTCCAACTAAGGAATCACCATGCCGTGATTCCCTAGAAACTAGTCCCATGGAGCAAAAATCAACAACCATTAATGAGCTTTCAGTTGATCCTTTATTGTTTGAAGTAGATCTTCTACCAGATAAAATTCAATATGAGGATAGTGTGGTGAAGGACCATAGTTTTGAACGAACCATTCAAATGGAAGGAGAGAGTTCACATTCCCCCAATGTCATAATCTGTGAGAAAGAAAGCTGTGATATCACCCTTAAACCATCTGAAAGCCCATCAAACATAACTGCAACATTAACAGACTTGAAGCCTGACAGTGATTCTGAATGTACTGAGCTTCAAAAGCAATTCACCCCGGAGGAAGAGATGTTTAAAATGGCCACAAAAGTTAAGACATTTAATGAAATGGAAAAGGACGCTAAATCCGAACAAGATGCTATTAAAGAAGACCTATCTCCTGTAACAACTGAAATTGTAGAAGACAGAAGTCATCACATAGGAGTGGTGTCACCAGGTGAAAAAATATTGGAGATGGAGAATAAAAATTTCATGGGTCCAGTTATGTCAGCAGAACATTTTGTTGAAGTAGAACCTCAGTCCCCTGTTTCACCACAAGAGCATGTTGATTCTTTTGAGACCAAAGAATTATACCCCATTGATATATCCAGTGAATCCAGAAAAGAAACAGAGGTTGAAGGCAGTGAAGCTATAGAAACAGTTTCATCAAGCTTAGAAAACACTGAACATCAGTCAGGTacagcagaaaacaaacaagACGACAATTGCATTGAACATATTCGGACCACATCCAGAGATGAGGGATTGCAAAGGGAACTGAATTCATTTATGTTTCAAGAGGGCAAGCTGTTTGAGATGACCAGAGGTGGTGCTATTGATATGACACAAAGAAGTTTTGAAGAAGAAGTGTTTGGCATAGGTTTCTTACATATAGACAAGTACCCTGCTGAGGAGGGCCTAGTGGATGAAAACAAAGAAGATACCATTGAGTGGAACACCGTCAACGATCTGAGTATAGCAGACGGAGCAGAGAAAAGCCATAAACCTGTGTCAGATTCACAAGGATGTGGACATGATCAGTTTCTGGAGAGTGGCATCAGCTCCTCAGAGAACATGGACTGGGATTCTGCTGCTGACACCTCCCCGAACACCCAAAGGCTTCTTTCCATAACCACCAAATCTGTTCATGCCGAACAGGATGCAGAGTCTCTTGACCACTCCCCAAAGGAACAACAGTCTGTCATTAGACTCTCCCCCCTTGCTGATGAGACTGTAGTGCCCCTCTGTAGCCAAGTGGCGGACACATCAGAGAACATGAACCAGATCCTTTCACCCCTGCATTCTCCACACCTGGTCTTACCTTGGTCTCTCAATTTGCAGGAGAAAGAGAGACCCAGTTCTGAAACACCAGTCAAAGCAGAACCACTAAAACGCAAGTCCTGCTCTGATACAGCAGTACAGTATACAGAGTCACTCAAAGTCAGAAAAGAACATCAACCTACTGTGCAGGGACACAGGAGCAAATCTGACTCAGATACAGTTTCCTTCAAAGGGTTTTTCAAAACCCAAAATGAGTATGAAAATGACTATTCTCGGGAAATTGACACAGAAGATAGCCTGCGGCAGCCAGAAGATTCTTCTGATAAGTTAAATGCTCTACTTTCACAGCAGTGCATTAGAACTGAACCTGGACTAAAATTCAGCTTGTCCACCTCAGACAGAGAGCCAgcctttgaaaacacatcaagTATAAAAGTCCGTCAGACCAGCACTCCTGAACAGGGGTCTGTTTCTGATGATGTCTTTTTTATGAGATCGCGGGAAAGTTCTGTACAGATTCGGACCATTACTGGTGAAAATGCCGCACGTCAACATGAAG TTGATGCACAGGGTGACCCAGAAAGGAATGAGGAAAGGTTAGCTGTCATTGCAGACCACCTGGGGTTCAGCTGGGCAG AGCTAGCACGGGAGCTGGAGTTTGATGAAGATCGGATCCAGCAGATTAGGGTGGAAAATCCCAATTCCTTGCAGGAGCAGAGCCATGCCCTGCTGAAGCACTGGGTGGAAAGGGAAGGCGAGAATGCTACAG AAAGTAATCTGAATAGGAAGTTGACAAAAATTAACCGCATGGACATTGTGCATCTCATTGAAACCAATGTTTTCAAGTGCAACCAGACATCAAGGACCTATGCAGAGATTGAAAAGACACTTGATCAGAGTGAAG ACTTGGACAGTCCCAGACTGATACGAAGGACTGAAACCACgcccaaaccccccccttccGTCTCAGAAGAAGATCTGTCAGTCTCCTCTCTGCTGGACACACACTGTACAGAAGCTCTGAGACACTCCCAGCGACAAACCTATCAACAGGATCAGCAGATGACAAG GGTTATGAGTGTAATGGGTGGAGTTCCACTGACATTTGAAGAAAATGGGACTTTGGAAACTGGAGGCAGAAGCACCCCAGAGCAG ATTTCATCAGAGTTGTTCATGGAAAAGACACTTATTTCCAGTGAATCAAAGGACTCTCTTAACAGGCTGGGTGAAGACTCTGATTTTGCTAAAACACCAGCACAG GTGGACGTGATGCTGGACATCTCCCCACTGACAGAGACAGAGCAGCAGGCCACGGAGCATTGCAAGACTTCTGTG GTAAGCAGGAAGATTATTCAAAAAGGACTGTCAGCTGATGGAGTGGAGTGGGAAGAGGAGGTGAAGAATGGGCAGGGTCTGAAGCCAGCCTGCATCAAGGATGGAGCCCAGTGCTCCACAAGGCGGAAGAGGGCTCTTAGGAGTGAAGGGGACCAGGCAGAG GTGACCTTCTGTGAGCCTCTGTCTTTGTCCACTGAAGTAACTATGGAGGCTGAACCTGAGCAAGAGCACAGTGTCAGCAAG GACACTGATGAGTAA